In the Mesorhizobium sp. M1D.F.Ca.ET.043.01.1.1 genome, TCGTCGGCCAGCGAGGCGAGCTGGGCGGCATCGGCGAGCTCCCGCTCGGTGACGCCCTTGACCGGGCGGAACTCGGTCGCCTGGCGGTTGCCGAGCGTGATGGTGCCGGTCTTGTCGAGGAGGAGCGTGTCGACGTCGCCGGCGGCCTCGACGGCGCGGCCGGACATTGCCAGCACGTTGAAGCGCACCAGGCGGTCCATGCCGGCGATACCGATGGCCGAAAGCAGCGCGCCGATCGTGGTCGGGATCAGCGTCACGAACAGCGCGACGAGGATAATCACCGGAATGTAGCCGCCCGAATAGGAGGCGAAGCTCGGGATGGTCGCGGTGGCCAGCACGAAGATCAGCGTCATGCCGACCAAGAGGATGTTGAGCGCGATCTCGTTCGGCGTCTTCTGGCGCTCGGCACCCTCGACCAGCGAGATCATGCGGTCAAGGAAGGTGTGGCCAGAGGCGGCGCTGATACGCACGCGGATCCAGTCGGACAGCACCTGCGTGCCGCCGGTAACAGCCGAGCGGTCGCCGCCGGATTCGCGGATGACCGGGGCGGATTCGCCGGTGATCGCGGCCTCGTTGACGGAGGCCACGCCTTCGATCACCTCGCCGTCGGAGGGGATGATGTCGCCGGTTTCGACCAGCACGACGTCGCCGACCTTCAGGCTGGTGCCGGGCACGAGCTTGAACTTCGAGCGATCCTCGCCGTTGACGAGCAGCTTGGCCTGGGTCTCGGTGCGCGCCTTGCGCAGCGAGTCGGCCTGCGCCTTGCCGCGGCCTTCGGCAACCGCCTCGGCGAAGTTGGCGAACAGCACGGTGAACCAGAGCCAGACGATGATCTGCAGGGTGAAGCCGAGATCGCCGCTGCCGGCCACCAGGTCGCGGACGAACAGCACGGTGGTGAGCAGCGAGACGACCGCGACGACGAACATCACCGGATTGCGGATCAGCGTGCGCGGATCGAGCTTGCGGAAGGCGCCGCCTATGGCGGGCACCAGGATGCGGGCATCCAGAATGCTCGCGGATTTGGACTGGCTCATTTTTGGGCTCCAGTATCGGTTATGTTGGACGGCGCCGGGCGTTCGGTCTTCCGAAAGAGGTGCGGAAGACCGGAAGCCAGCAGCCACAGCACGAACAGCACGGCCGCCATGCCGAGAAAGGTTGAAAGCGTCGGGAAAGGACGAGGCTTCTCGTCCCTTCCGTTGTCGGGCGCTCCGTCACCGGTCTGGTGACCGTCGTGCCGACGTACTTGGTTGAATCCGGGCATGGTCATCTCAGAAGGTCTGTCCATGGATCATCGCCAGATGCTCGACGATCGGGCCGACGGCGAGCGACGGGAAGAAGGTGAGGCCGCCGACGATGATGATGACGCCGACCAGCAGGCCGACGAACAGCATGCCGTCGGTCGGGAAGGTGCCGGCCGAAGCGGGCACGGTCTTCTTCGCCGCCAGCGAGCCGGCAATGGCGAGAGCCGGGATGATGACCAGGAAGCGGCCCATCAGCATGCCGATGGCACCCGTGAGGTTGAACCAGGGCGTGTTGCCGGTGAGCCCGGCGAAGGCCGAGCCGTTGTTCGCGGCGGCCGAGGTATAGGCATAGAGCACCTCGGAGAAGCCGTGCGGGCCGCCATTGGCGATCGAGGCGACGGCGCTCGGAAGGACAACGGCGATCGCGGTGAAGATCAGCATCGCCAGCGGCAGACACAGGATGGCGAGCATCGCCATCTTGACCTCCCTGGCCTCGATCTTCTTGCCGAGATATTCCGGCGTGCGGCCGACCATGAGACCGGCGACGAAAACGGCGATGACGACGAACATCAGGATGCCGTAGAAACCGGCGCCGACGCCGCCGACGATGACTTCGCCGAGCTGCATGTTGACGATCGGGATCATGCCGCCAAGCGCGGTGAAACTGTCATGCATGGCGTTGACGGCGCCACAGGAAGCGGCCGTGGTGATGACCGCGAACAGCGCCGACAGGGCGATGCCGAAGCGCGTCTCCTTGCCTTCCATGTTGCCGCCGTCGATGCCGAGCGCATGGACCAGCGGGTTGCCGGCGGCTTCGGCCCAGTAGCAGACGACGACGCCGGCGAGGAACAGCACGCCCATCGAGGCGAGGATCGCCCAGCCCTGGCGCTGGTTGCCGACCATGCGGCCGAAGACGTTGGTGAGGCCGGCGCCGAGGGCGAAGATCGACAGCATCTGGATGAGGTTGGAGATCGCATCCGGGTTCTCGAACGGATGCGCGGCATTGGCGTTGAAGAAGCCGCCGCCATTGGTGCCGAGCATCTTGATGGCGACCTGCGAGGCGACCGGCCCAAGCGCGATGGTCTGCTTGGCGCCTTCCAGCGTGGTCGCATCGACGTACGGGCCGAGGGTCTGCGGCATGCCCAGCCAGACATAGACGAGCGTCAGCACGACGCAGAGCGGCAAGAGGACGTAGAGCGTGCTGCGGGTGAGATCGACCCAGAAATTGCCGATCGATCTGCCGGAAGCGCGGGCAAAGCCGCGGATCAAGGCGATCGCGATGGCAATGCCGGTGGCGGCCGAGACGAAGTTCTGGACGGTGAGGCCGGCCATCTGCACGAGGTAGGACATCGTGCTTTCGCCGCCGTAGTTCTGCCAGTTGGTGTTGGTGATGAAGCTCGCCGCGGTGTTGAAGGCAAGCTGCGGATCGACCGCGGTCATTCCCGCGGGATTGTAGGGCAGCACGCCCTGCAGCCGCTGCAGCGCGTAGAGAACCAGCAGGCCGGCGAGGTTGAAGACCAGCATGCCGGTTGCGTAGACGGCCCAGTGCTGTTCTTCCTTCTCGCCCGTTCCGGCGAGACGGTAGAGACCGCGCTCGATCGGAACCAGCACCGGCGACAGCAAAGTCCGGTCGCCGTTGAAGACCCGGAACATGTAGCCGCCGAGCGGCTTCACGAGCAAAAGCAGGATCCCGCAATAGACGAGGATCTGTATCCAGCCATTGAGTGTCATGATGAGCTCCGCGTGCCGGTCAGAAGCGCTCTGGGCGGATGAGCGCGTAGGTGAGATAGGCAAGCAGGAACAAGGTCGCCGCGCCGCCGAGTATGTAGTCTAGAAGCATGATCCGGCCCTTCCGCTCAGATTCTGTCGCAGGCTTTGACGTAGGCTAAGGACAGGGCGAAGAACAAAATCCCGATCCCGAGAACTATGAGGTCCATGGTTGCATTCCTTGCTTTCGCTCGTGCTTTCCCGCCTGGCGCAGGCAGGATCAAAACTGCATGCGATCACACGTCATCTTGGTGACGACGGCGGTCAAAACTTCTTTTCGGAACGGAATATGGACCCGGCCGCCATAAAGGTTCGAGACGGGGCGGGGAGAAAAGATATAGGAATTTTATAGGCGTTTTGGCGGTGTTCTTGGGTTGGCGTAGCCGACGATCCTCATCGACAATGCTTCCACGCCGGCTGTTCCAGCATTCGAGCGAAGCAAAGCCGCCTCGAGGTCATGACGGTCAACGAGCTGCAGCAGCGCAGTCCGCAAATCAATCTGTGGCTATCTTACTTGCTATGCTACTTTCCTGGACGGCGGCTGGGGCGGGTCGCAAACGATG is a window encoding:
- the kdpA gene encoding potassium-transporting ATPase subunit KdpA, encoding MTLNGWIQILVYCGILLLLVKPLGGYMFRVFNGDRTLLSPVLVPIERGLYRLAGTGEKEEQHWAVYATGMLVFNLAGLLVLYALQRLQGVLPYNPAGMTAVDPQLAFNTAASFITNTNWQNYGGESTMSYLVQMAGLTVQNFVSAATGIAIAIALIRGFARASGRSIGNFWVDLTRSTLYVLLPLCVVLTLVYVWLGMPQTLGPYVDATTLEGAKQTIALGPVASQVAIKMLGTNGGGFFNANAAHPFENPDAISNLIQMLSIFALGAGLTNVFGRMVGNQRQGWAILASMGVLFLAGVVVCYWAEAAGNPLVHALGIDGGNMEGKETRFGIALSALFAVITTAASCGAVNAMHDSFTALGGMIPIVNMQLGEVIVGGVGAGFYGILMFVVIAVFVAGLMVGRTPEYLGKKIEAREVKMAMLAILCLPLAMLIFTAIAVVLPSAVASIANGGPHGFSEVLYAYTSAAANNGSAFAGLTGNTPWFNLTGAIGMLMGRFLVIIPALAIAGSLAAKKTVPASAGTFPTDGMLFVGLLVGVIIIVGGLTFFPSLAVGPIVEHLAMIHGQTF
- the kdpF gene encoding K(+)-transporting ATPase subunit F, with the protein product MLLDYILGGAATLFLLAYLTYALIRPERF